A single genomic interval of Anopheles marshallii chromosome 2, idAnoMarsDA_429_01, whole genome shotgun sequence harbors:
- the LOC128719879 gene encoding mediator of RNA polymerase II transcription subunit 12, giving the protein MSSHRPLPHGHGSTVPSAAMIERSGGVSVVVNPRFEADKQAWEDAIRGYTGNDPLDLWFNYITWYEQNQSFDRANNLRSIVEKCLLLYQDTEGYKQDTRMVKIWMKYTNMQQSPASFYQMMYKKNIGTQCASFYIGWADSAYKQAESIYNLGIEMKAQPIEELHEAQRIHRLYNESLAKKRSASTMAEQQQQHQQIGSQSPPQKRLKQEPSYQQVNNQVAATASSHSHGTNGGVIAEGSNGTSTLGTYANQQQHGYYHQQKASVQPGSYYLPANPSNGTYFSSNGQEESYQQANSYTSGETGTPPVPVSASSHTHHPPGPHQLSNEESFRAAPSNGGQQQELVEQQPPPPDLRKEDENTTLEYRPPPDESIIECNLNNSAYVISSSLSYVYDDPDLVQYTVAEEVRPVPEATNRSEPPSVVNDPAYDSDAICLPANFVREAKSNHETWDVPLCLEEPYDPNRRCCYPKHLVYPDLHAERPTMEFSLEEIRAKRWIERKRQQEQQLRQQQEEEEAQRRAKIAQLEKEKQMRQMQQMKYQQQQQQQQQQQQRVYPSQQYTNAAGGHMPQAMQTQPNSYHTHQMRQGSIQHTSNFYHQQQQQPYHGYSNGYPATTAQMQPHHSYQQANVSGSVIQNHHHHPHHHHHHPQQQQQHHHGAGSHHPHHSPVPTTHMHSPTAAPIQPYGQHTQHQYAQVNHGHLHSPQPYHQHQHPQQQPHHVPYESYNHNSYSPAQQPLQQQQPTPPQQEVPPQRTYQNMTNVLSPYGYNSPVQHLSAQEAIASRPNTHYAMAPQTPPTHQVYPQSPGHQHPQHHAHQQPQHHQHPAMVGMGVSPQQQSTRGHAVLPPPHHQQQSPHQEQGHNHPHHHQYTSLQYNANEQQPQTKPYAAVPVPAGYAQQQHGQDPAKHNAAPSHSYRHGATVSEMHEPQPAVNGMTSGAYVNAHGHMHLQQQHPQQLHHQQDTQHQQQLQNPHTINNNHGKYNANCDDFEEQIEASTIRFSTPAENGTSRKQTITIKFKKEKTGLSSSLAGVDSPSPTGAGDGPAIGNATAHSQPSTGGTAEEQIEQQPPPTGTPMDEKPKKHKKHTKARPEPMRTSVAGSDGGPVGGSKGKSASKAKHSKKKQSLAVAEQSQDHVDDANLLLSFSRPEKDEDSCLSIQSQTDASSVGSKKKKKSKRSKSATKEKRQKHHRYDLDENCRAQVEDDDEEVGPVRRNGVRRRVGVLDDEYSEGTVGAYEGADGDEEEEDDDGVQDQYYEVGEEEEDDQENGLDDDEEEEEEEDEEEEYYGEEETSRETTQRRPIGSGRGELKRIIRPDEDDSSYQSNSEFNTSFSNISFAGDNSNGPFHYGGGSNCSTPVRRTQTSGGGGFSKTSTPVGTFRYLRKQETNLSNLGQNEDSMNSTVVESSFFQAGEHDEEARRRRLEKALGTIETHLGRPFVDPFNGELCRAFLTKVDFPSRNRDPADNYHLSNANLPKLLKGQTANLGGTGYSIEKEVGRGSYGSVFRAVNTQTGAVVAIKYQKPANTWELYICTEVKKRLTNLKMLPGFMDISAAVIAPNASVLVSEFSQYGSLLDINNKIRTAATRKVMHESLVMHFSCQILSIVEYLHACNVIHADIKPDNFLLMKIPSRDLEEPTLRLIDFGCAIDMNFFEPKRQFKKVIQTDGFTCIEMQEGRPWSFQTDLFCVAGTIHVMLFGEYMQLVKKYESGWDIKQKLPRYLKKHVWTEVFQKLLNIKDIDHMPSLPDLRRLINEEAYKMDSELATHIRSLSNLLKSR; this is encoded by the exons ATGAGTTCTCACCGTCCGCTACCGCACGGTCATGGTTCGACAGTGCCTTCTGCAGCAATGATCGAGCGTAGCGGCGGTGTCAGTGTGGTGGTAAACCCCCGGTTCGAGGCCGACAAGCAAGCTTGGGAGGATGCGATCCGGGGGTACACCGGGAATGATCCTCTCGATCTGTGGTTCAACTACATCACCTGGTACGAGCAGAATCAATCATTCGATCGGGCGAACAATCTGCGCTCGATCGTGGAAAAGTGCTTGCTGCTTTATCAGGACACGGAGGGCTACAAACAGGACACGCGAATGGTAAAAATATGGATGAAATAC ACCAATATGCAGCAATCGCCCGCCAGCTTCTACCAAATGATGTACAAGAAAAACATTGGCACACAGTGCGCCAGCTTCTACATCGGTTGGGCCGACAGTGCGTACAAGCAGGCAGAATCGATCTACAATCTCGGCATCGAGATGAAGGCACAACCGATCGAAGAATTGCACGAAGCGCAACGAATCCATCGTCTGTACAATGAGTCCCTTGCGAAGAAACGTTCCGCTAGTACGATGgccgaacagcagcagcagcatcagcaaatCGGATCGCAAAGTCCACCACAGAAGCGGTTAAAACAGGAACCAAGCTACCAACAGGTGAACAATCAGGTGGCGGCGACAGCATCGTCCCATTCGCACGGCACAAATGGAGGAGTAATCGCAGAAGGGTCGAACGGAACGTCCACGCTAGGAACTTATGCAAATCAACAGCAGCATGGTTACTATCATCAACAGAAAGCTTCGGTGCAACCGGGAAGCTATTACCTGCCGGCAAATCCTTCCAATGGTACTTACTTCAGTAGCAACGGCCAGGAAGAATCATACCAGCAAGCCAATTCATACACGTCCGGCGAAACTGGAACACCTCCCGTACCTGTGTCCGCTTCCTCCCATACCCACCATCCACCCGGCCCGCATCAGCTTTCGAACGAAGAAAGTTTTCGTGCTGCGCCATCGAACGGTGGTCAGCAACAGGAGCTCGTCGAACAgcaaccaccaccgccagACCTTCGGAAGGAGGACGAAAATACGACGCTGGAATATCGACCACCTCCGGACGAAAGCATTATTGAATGTAATCTCAACAACTCAGCGTACGTGATCTCTTCCTCTCTTAGCTACGTGTACGATGATCCCGATCTCGTGCAGTACACGGTCGCGGAAGAGGTCCGTCCCGTACCGGAAGCTACCAACCGGTCAGAACCGCCCTCGGTGGTAAATGACCCCGCGTACGACAGTGATGCAATTTGCTTGCCGGCAAATTTCGTCCGAGAAGCGAAATCTAACCACGAAACCTGGGATGTTCCGTTGTGCCTGGAAGAGCCGTACGATCCGAATCGGCGTTGCTGCTATCCGAAACATCTGGTCTATCCGGATCTGCATGCCGAACGGCCGACGATGGAGTTTTCACTGGAAGAGATTCGTGCGAAACGGTGGATTGAGCGTAAACGTCAGCAAGAGCAGCAGTTGCGTCAGCAGCAGGAAGAAGAGGAAGCACAAAGACGGGCAAAGATCGCCCAgctggagaaggaaaaacagatGCGCCAGATGCAACAAATGAaatatcagcagcagcagcagcagcaacagcaacagcagcaacgcgTATATCCCTCTCAGCAGTACACAAATGCCGCTGGTGGACACATGCCGCAAGCAATGCaaacgcaaccgaacagctacCATACGCATCAGATGCGCCAGGGATCGATACAGCACACGAGCAATTTctatcatcagcagcagcagcaaccttACCATGGTTACAGCAATGGTTACCCAGCAACAACTGCACAGATGCAGCCACATCATAGCTATCAGCAAGCGAATGTTTCGGGGTCGGTGATACagaaccatcatcaccatccgcatcatcatcatcatcatccgcagcagcaacagcaacatcatcatggTGCAGGGTCACACCATCCGCATCACTCACCAGTGCCAACAACTCACATGCATTCGCCAACTGCTGCTCCAATACAACCGTACGGACaacacacgcaacatcagtacGCGCAGGTTAATCACGGGCATCTTCATTCACCGCAACCTTACCACCAGCATCAGCAcccgcagcagcaaccgcatCATGTGCCGTACGAGAGTTACAATCACAACAGCTATTCTCCGGCTCAGCAACCgctacaacaacagcagccaaCGCCTCCTCAGCAAGAAGTACCTCCCCAACGGACGTATCAAAATATGACGAACGTTCTATCCCCGTACGGGTATAACAGTCCGGTACAGCATCTTTCCGCGCAGGAAGCGATTGCTTCCCGGCCGAACACGCACTATGCAATGGCACCGCAAACGCCACCAACCCATCAAGTATATCCGCAATCTCCCGGACATCAACATCCGCAGCATCACGCTCACCAGCAaccacagcatcatcagcatccaGCGATGGTCGGTATGGGTGTGTCACCGCAGCAACAATCGACGAGAGGACATGCGGTACTGCCACCACcacatcatcagcaacaatcGCCCCATCAGGAGCAGGGCCAtaatcatcctcatcatcatcagtacACCTCATTACAGTACAATGCGAACGAGCAGCAACCGCAAACGAAACCGTATGCCGCCGTACCTGTACCGGCAGGATatgcccagcagcagcatggtCAGGATCCAGCTAAACATAACGCTGCACCATCGCATAGCTATAGGCACGGTGCAACGGTATCAGAAATGCATGAGCCACAGCCCGCTGTCAACGGTATGACGAGTGGGGCATATGTCAATGCGCATGGACACATGCacttgcagcaacagcacccgCAGCAGCTGCATCATCAGCAGGACActcaacatcagcaacagctgCAGAATCCGCACACCATTAACAATAACCATGGCAAGTACAACGCAAACTGTGATGATTTCGAGGAACAAATAGAAGCGTCCACGATACGCTTTTCCACACCGGCAGAGAACGGTACCAGCCGAAAGCAGACGATTACGATCAAGTTTAAGAAGGAGAAAACGGGCCTTTCGTCGTCACTGGCCGGGGTGGATTCACCCTCACCAACGGGTGCGGGCGATGGTCCGGCTATCGGTAATGCAACCGCTCACTCCCAACCATCGACCGGTGGTACGGCTGAGGAGCAGATTGAACAACAGCCACCACCCACCGGAACACCGATGGATGAAAAGCcgaaaaagcacaaaaaacacactaaaGCACGTCCGGAACCGATGCGGACCAGTGTGGCGGGATCAGACGGAGGACCGGTGGGTGGCAGTAAAGGCAAGTCAGCATCCAAAGCGAAACACTCCAAAAAGAAGCAATCGTTGGCGGTGGCCGAACAATCGCAGGACCATGTGGACGACGCGAACCTGCTGTTATCGTTCTCACGGCCGGAAAAGGACGAAGATTCCTGTCTGTCGATACAGTCCCAAACGGATGCATCTTCGGTTGGgtcgaaaaagaagaaaaaatctaaACGTTCCAAATCGGCCACCAAGGAGAAGAGACAAAAGCATCATCGGTACGATCTGGATGAGAATTGTCGTGCGCAGGTGGAGGACGACGATGAGGAAGTAGGACCGGTGAGGCGGAACGGTGTACGCCGTCGCGTTGGTGTTTTGGATGATGAATATTCGGAAGGCACGGTTGGCGCTTATGAGGGTGCCGATGGGGatgaggaagaggaagatgatgatggtgtgcaGGATCAATACTACGAGGTCggcgaggaggaggaagacgaCCAGGAGAACGGGTTGGACgacgatgaggaggaggaggaggaggaagacgaGGAGGAAGAGTATTACGGTGAGGAGGAAACAAGCCGTGAGACAACCCAACGGCGACCGATCGGTAGTGGGCGAGGAGAATTGAAGCGCATCATCCGCCCGGATGAGGACGATTCGTCCTACCAATCGAACTCGGAGTTCAACACGTCGTTCAGCAACATTTCCTTTGCCGGTGACAATAGCAATGGGCCGTTCCATTACGGCGGTGGTAGCAACTGTTCAACGCCGGTCCGTCGTACGCAAACGTCCGGCGGTGGCGGTTTCTCGAAAACATCCACCCCGGTCGGTACGTTCCGGTACCTTCGGAAGCAGGAAACGAATCTGTCCAACCTCGGGCAGAACGAAGACTCGATGAACTCGACCGTGGTCGAGAGCAGCTTTTTCCAGGCGGGTGAACACGACGAGGAAGCGCGCCGGCGCCGTCTCGAGAAGGCACTCGGTACGATCGAAACACACCTTGGCCGACCGTTTGTTGATCCGTTCAATGGTGAGCTGTGTCGGGCGTTTCTGACGAAGGTGGACTTTCCGTCGCGGAACCGTGACCCGGCCGACAACTATCACCTGTCGAATGCGAACTTGCCGAAGTTGTTGAAAGGTCAAACGGCGAACCTCGGTGGCACTGGGTACAGCATCGAGAAGGAAGTGGGTCGCGGTTCGTATGGATCGGTGTTTCGTGCGGTCAACACTCAGACTGGGGCCGTGGTGGCGATCAAATACCAGAAGCCGGCCAACACGTGGGAGCTATACATCTGTACGGAGGTGAAAAAACGACTGACTAATCTTAAGATG ttgccCGGCTTTATGGATATCAGTGCGGCAGTAATTGCACCGAACGCGAGTGTCCTCGTGTCCGAATTTTCACAGTACGGTTCCCTGCTTGACATTAACAATAAGATCCGGACCGCGGCCACTAGAAAG GTGATGCATGAATCTCTCGTGATGCACTTCAGCTGCCAGATACTTTCGATCGTAGAGTATCTACACGCTTGTAACGTAATCCACGCGGACATCAAGCCGGATAACTTTCTGCTGATGAAAAT ACCATCCCGCGATCTGGAGGAGCCAACGCTGCGTTTGATCGATTTTGGCTGTGCCATCGATATGAACTTTTTCGAACCAAAGCGCCAGTTTAAGAAG GTTATCCAAACGGATGGATTCACGTGTATTGAAATGCAGGAGGGACGCCCATGGTCCTTCCAGACGGATCTCTTCTGTGTGGCCGGTACGATCCACGTGATGCTGTTCGGCGAGTACATGCAGCTGGTGAAGAAGTACGAAAGCGGTTGGGACATCAAGCAGAAACTGCCCAG GTATCTGAAGAAGCACGTTTGGACGGAAGTGTTCCAGAAGCTGCTGAACATCAAGGACATCGACCACATGCCTAGTCTGCCCGATCTCCGACGGCTCATCAACGAGGAAGCGTACAAGATGGACTCCGAGCTGGCGACCCACATTCGTTCGCTGTCGAATCTTCTGAAAAGCCGATAG
- the LOC128719180 gene encoding putative tricarboxylate transport protein, mitochondrial, producing the protein MDRLGVLSAFVQPNKHSSQFRNPFGGRPWMEQHGAAAAAPGAKGLKGIVAGGITGGIEICITFPTEYVKTQLQLDEKGATKQYNGIMDCVKKTVKTNGVLGLYRGLSVLLYGSIPKSAVRFGAFESLKGRLMDTNGQLSTSGKLLAGLGAGVAEAILAVTPMETVKVKFINDQRSATPKYKGFFHGVGMIVRQEGLSGVYKGLTATILKQGSNQAIRFYVMETLKDLYKGDDPSKPVPKMMVGAFGAVAGAASVFGNTPIDVVKTRMQGLEAAKYKNTADCALQIWKNEGPMAFYKGTVPRLSRVCLDVAITFMIYDSFMDLFNKFWR; encoded by the exons ATGGATCGGTTAGGTGTACTGTCCGCTTTCGTTCAACCGAACAAACATTCTAGTCAATTCCGCAACCCATTCGGTGGTCGGCCATGGATGGAACAGCAcggtgctgctgccgctgcccCCGGGGCCAAGGGGCTCAAGGGCATCGTGGCCGGTGGCATAACGGGCGGTATAGAAATTTGCATCACCTTCCCGACCGAGTACGTGAAAACGCAGCTGCAGCTGGACGAGAAGGGCGCGACCAAGCAGTACAACGGCATTATGGACTGCGTGAAGAAGACGGTCAAGACGAACGGTGTGCTGGGGTTGTATCGTGGGCTGAGCGTACTGTTGTACGGTTCCATCCCGAAATCAGCTGTCCG GTTTGGGGCGTTCGAAAGCCTGAAGGGACGACTGATGGACACAAATGGACAGCTGAGCACGTCCGGTAAGCTGCTCGCAGGTTTGGGAGCGGGTGTGGCAGAAGCCATCCTTGCCGTAACGCCCATGGAGACGGTCAAGGTGAAGTTCATCAACGATCAGCGCAGTGCGACCCCCAAGTACAAGGGTTTCTTCCACGGTGTCGGTATGATTGTGCGCCAGGAGGGTCTGTCCGGGGTGTACAAGGGCCTGACGGCGACCATATTGAAGCAGGGCTCGAACCAAGCGATCCGGTTCTACGTGATGGAAACGCTGAAGGATCTGTACAAGGGCGATGACCCTTCCAAACCGGTCCCGAAGATGATGGTCGGAGCGTTCGGTGCCGTGGCCGGAGCTGCCTCCGTGTTCGGCAATACGCCGATCGATGTGGTGAAGACGCGCATGCAGGGTCTCGAGGCGGCCAAGTACAAAAACACGGCCGACTGTGCGCTGCAGATCTGGAAGAACGAGGGACCGATGGCGTTCTACAAGGGTACCGTGCCGCGATTGAGCCGGGTCTGTCTGGACGTGGCAATTACGTTCATGATTTACGACTCCTTCATGGATCTGTTCAACAAGTTCTGGCGCTAG